GCTATGAATTGAATAACCAATACCGATCCCAATTAGAATCGGCAGGACTCCGTTTTAGCGGTCTGTCGCCGGATGAAAGCCTTGTCGAAATTGCCGAGGTGACTGAGCATCCGTGGATGGTAGGTTCTCAATTTCACCCCGAATTTCAATCGAAACCACTTGCCCCGCATCCACTTTTCCGAGATTTTATTGCGGCGGTCCTCTCCCGCCGATGCCAAGTTAACCACCCGGAAGAGGGAAAAAAACAATGAAAAATACCGCTACAGTACGCACCCGCGCCTGGTACGGAGATGAGGAACTGACGCTGAATTTCCCTTCAGACTGGGAAGTAGATGTGTTGGCTCCGAAAGATGCGTCCGCGCTTTCTGATGCCCAGATTGAACGTGCATTCGCCGAACCGATCGGCACACCCAGAATCTCAGAATTGGCAAAAGCAAAAAAGAGTGCCACTATCATTGTTGATGATCTGAGTCGTCCGACGCCTGCCGCCAGAATTATTCCATATATTTTACGCGAGTTAACCGCGGCAGGTGTCCCGAAATCCGAGATCCGCTTTGTTGCCGGCGTCGGTGCCCACCGACCCCTCACCAACGCAGATATTGTGAAAAAGGTTGGCGCAGATATCGCTGCTGAATATGAGGTCACCAATCATAACTTTATGAGTGGTGACCTACGGGCATTTGGCAACCTTGAGAACGGCATGCCGGTGTATCTCAACCGTATCGTCGCGGACGCGGACTTTAAAATCTGTCTCGGTGGCATCTATCCCCACAGTTCTGTCGGCTTTAGCGGCGGCGCGAAACTTATTGTCCCTGGTATCGCAGGATTTACCACAATGTTCTATTTCCATACTTTTCCACCGGGTCGCGGACCCGCTGTGATTGAGGGGCAGAGTAGTGAACCTGACCGTCGCGACAGTGCCGAACTGGCAGCAGGTGTGCTCGGTCTTGATATGATCGCTAACGTTGTGCTGAATAGCCGTCGGGAAATCTGTGGAATGTTTGTCGGTGATTTCATCAAGGCGCATCGTAAAGGGGCACACTTCGCCATGGATACCTATGGAACAGTGATACCGGAAACAATCCGAAAAGAGACAGATCTGGTGGTGATTAATTGCTATCCGCTTGATGCGGATGCGATTCAGCTTGATAAGGCATTGGCGGCTTTAAGTTATTTCGAAAACGCTTACACAATAGCACTCTACCCGGCGAGTGATAGTAGCTGCTACCACGGGTTGTTCGACCGAATCGATTACCCACGTTATCTCCGACAACGCGCCGAACAGACGCCCCCTGAAACCCCTAAGCAGGAGATCGGGCGACGTGGACAACTCCATGTTTGGTCCAAGCATTTTTTGGCGGATGACTTCTATAAGGAGTATCCGGCATCGCTGCTTTTTCGCAACCTTGAAGAACTGATCCAACTGTTCACGGAGAAACTTCCAGCACACGCAAGAGTCGCTATTTTACCTGTAGGCGGGATACAGGTGCTCACATAAATGGAGGATAATTATGAATAACACAGCTACGGTGTACTCTCGTGCTTGGTACGGAGACGAGGAACTGACGCTGAATTTTCCGACCGGCTGGGAAGTAGAAGTATTAGGTCCGAAAGATGCTCCTGTGCTTTCTGACGCCCAAATTGAACGCGCGTTTGCTGAACCGATCGGCACACCCAGGATTTCGGAACTCGCAAAAGGCAAGAAAAGTGCCGCTATTGTCGTAGATGACTTGAGCCGTCCGACACCCGCTGCGAGAGTTATTCCATTTCTGCTGCGTGAGTTAACCGCGGCAGGTGTCCCGAAATCTGAGATCCGGTTTGTTGTCGGTGGCGGTTCGCACCGTCCCCTCACTGATGAAGAGATCGCGAAAAAGATCGGCGCGGATATTGCGGCTGAATATGAGGCGACAAACCACAACTTTATGGGTGGTGATTTACGTGCCTTGGGGAACCTTGATAGCGGTATGCCTATCTATCTGGATCGTGTCGTTGCGGATGCGGATTTCAAGGTGTGTCTCGGTGGCATCTATCCACACGGTTCCGTTGGATTTGGGGGTGGCGCGAAATTGGTTGTGCCGGGAATTGCGGGTTTCGCGACGATGTTCTATTTCCATACCTTTTCACCGGGGCGTGGACATGCTGTGATTGAAAGAAGGGGTGGTGAACCCGACCATCGCGATTTCTCTGAAGCGGTCGCTGCTGTTCTCGGTCTCGATGTTATCGCCAACGTCGTGCTCAATAGCTCTCGGGAAATCTGTGGAATGTTTGTCGGTGATTTTGTGCAGGCGCACCGTAAGGGCGCACACTTCGCCTTGGACACTTACGGCACAGTGATACCGGAAACGAGCCGAAAAGAGACGGACCTGGTTGTGCTTAACTGTTACCCACTTGATAGCGACCCCATTCAAACAGGCAAGGCTATGTGGGCACTGTCGCATTTTGAGAAGGCGTACAGCATGGCACTTAACCCCGCGAGTGACGGTATCTGCTACCACGGTTTATTTGAACAGATTGATTATGCCCGCTTCCTACAGCAAAGAGAAGAACGGGCACAGTCTGAACTGCCAACACCACAACTCGGAACGCAAGATCAACTCCACGTCTGGTCGGAACACTTCTCGGTGGACGATTTTTACAAGAAGCATCCGGGCGCGCTGCTCTTCCGAGACCTTGATGAACTGATTGCACTGTTCGCGGAAAAACTCCCAACACAAGCGAAGGTCGCTGTGCTGCCAGCTGCTGGCATCCAGGTACTCGCAAATGACTCATAAATTAAAAACCCGCCTCGAAGACATCAATGCCTTCTTGGGTAAAATCGAAACCGGGTTCCTATGCCTTGT
The Candidatus Poribacteria bacterium DNA segment above includes these coding regions:
- a CDS encoding DUF2088 domain-containing protein → MKNTATVRTRAWYGDEELTLNFPSDWEVDVLAPKDASALSDAQIERAFAEPIGTPRISELAKAKKSATIIVDDLSRPTPAARIIPYILRELTAAGVPKSEIRFVAGVGAHRPLTNADIVKKVGADIAAEYEVTNHNFMSGDLRAFGNLENGMPVYLNRIVADADFKICLGGIYPHSSVGFSGGAKLIVPGIAGFTTMFYFHTFPPGRGPAVIEGQSSEPDRRDSAELAAGVLGLDMIANVVLNSRREICGMFVGDFIKAHRKGAHFAMDTYGTVIPETIRKETDLVVINCYPLDADAIQLDKALAALSYFENAYTIALYPASDSSCYHGLFDRIDYPRYLRQRAEQTPPETPKQEIGRRGQLHVWSKHFLADDFYKEYPASLLFRNLEELIQLFTEKLPAHARVAILPVGGIQVLT
- a CDS encoding DUF2088 domain-containing protein; translated protein: MNNTATVYSRAWYGDEELTLNFPTGWEVEVLGPKDAPVLSDAQIERAFAEPIGTPRISELAKGKKSAAIVVDDLSRPTPAARVIPFLLRELTAAGVPKSEIRFVVGGGSHRPLTDEEIAKKIGADIAAEYEATNHNFMGGDLRALGNLDSGMPIYLDRVVADADFKVCLGGIYPHGSVGFGGGAKLVVPGIAGFATMFYFHTFSPGRGHAVIERRGGEPDHRDFSEAVAAVLGLDVIANVVLNSSREICGMFVGDFVQAHRKGAHFALDTYGTVIPETSRKETDLVVLNCYPLDSDPIQTGKAMWALSHFEKAYSMALNPASDGICYHGLFEQIDYARFLQQREERAQSELPTPQLGTQDQLHVWSEHFSVDDFYKKHPGALLFRDLDELIALFAEKLPTQAKVAVLPAAGIQVLANDS